A genomic region of Mustela erminea isolate mMusErm1 chromosome 12, mMusErm1.Pri, whole genome shotgun sequence contains the following coding sequences:
- the LOC116570912 gene encoding LOW QUALITY PROTEIN: olfactory receptor 1L3-like (The sequence of the model RefSeq protein was modified relative to this genomic sequence to represent the inferred CDS: inserted 1 base in 1 codon; deleted 1 base in 1 codon), whose translation MERVNQTSSVSEFILLGLSSRPENQKPLFALFFIMYVVTLVGNLLIILAIHSDTQLQTPMYFFLSILSFTDVCYTTTIVPKMLVNFLSEKKSISYAECMXQMYFFSAFANTESYLLAAMTIDHFVAICDPFHYVTIMSHHRCVLLLVFSCSFSDLHSLLLVLLINHLTFCNSNVIPHFLCDINPLLKLSCSSTFVTEVVINTEGLVILVTLFICVIISYFQILIAVLKIPSVAGKRKAFSTCGSHLTMVTLFYGSIIYVYFRPLSSYTIKDRVATVLYMVLSSMLKPFIYSLRNRDMKWGMRKLMGRRRSQAASS comes from the exons ATGGAGAGAGTCAACCAAACCAGTAGTGTGTCTGAGTTCATCCTCCTGGGACTGTCCTCCCGGCCGGAGAACCAGAAGCCACTTTTTGCCCTGTTCTTCATCATGTATGTGGTCACACTGGTGGGAAACCTGCTCATCATTCTGGCCATCCACTCTGACACTCAGCTCCAGACAcctatgtattttttcctcagCATCTTATCCTTCACTGATGTTTGCTACACAACAACCATTGTTCCCAAGATGCTAGTGAACTTCCTGTCAGAGAAGAAGTCCATCTCCTATGCTGAGTGTA ACCAGATGTATTTCTTCTCAGCTTTTGCCAACACAGAAAGTTACCTCCTGGCGGCCATGACCATTGACCATTTTGTGGCCATATGTGATCCCTTCCACTATGTCACCATCATGAGCCACCACCGCTGTGTCCTGCTGCTGgtcttctcctgctccttctctgacCTCCATTCCCTCTTACTAGTTCTCCTGATAAATCATCTCACCTTCTGCAACTCCAATGTTATCCCCCACTTCCTCTGTGACATCAACCCTCTGCTGAAATTGTCCTGTTCCTCCACATTCGTCACTGAAGTTGTAATTAACACAGAAGGATTAGTAATCCTGGTGACC CTCTTTATATGTGTTATCATCTCTTACTTCCAGATCCTCATTGCTGTTCTTAAGATCCCCTCAGTTGCTGGGAAGCGTAAAGCTTTCTCTACCTGTGGCTCCCACCTCACCATGGTGACCCTTTTTTATGGAagtattatttatgtttatttccgACCCCTGTCCAGCTACACCATCAAGGACAGGGTGGCTACGGTCCTTTACATGGTTCTGTCCTCCATGCTGAAGCCTTTTatctacagcctgaggaacagagacatgaagtgGGGCATGAGGAAGCTGATGGGCAGGAGGAGGTCCCAGGCAGCATCTTCCTGA